Sequence from the Magnetococcales bacterium genome:
TCAACTCCTTGGTGCAATGCGGGCAGGGGAAGGTTTCCCGGACCCGTTTGCTCTCCTGGTCCAGGGCCTCGTCGAGAAAGACCACCTCCCCGCCGCAGGTGGGACAGGCAAAGACCTCGCTCCAGACGGTGTATTCGATACGCCCCTTGACCTGGCCCTCCTTGGAATGACGGGTTTCGTACATCCAGCCCAGTTCCGCAGCCACCTCGTCCAGGAGCTTCCGCCCGGCGCGGGCGAAGTCCCGCACCTCGAACGGCAGGTTGTAGTTGGCGGCGATGAAGGTGGCCGCCGGGGAGAGATCGTTCAGCACCACCCGCCGCGCCCCCCAGCAGGGTGGTTCCAGGCCCTCGTTTTTCCAGAGGGTCTCCAATTGCTGGCGGTACTGCGCCGGGGCGCTGCCGCACCACTGGGCCGCCACCCCGGTCATGCCGGAACCGCAAAACCCGTCCAGCACCACCTCCCCCGGTTCGGTGTAATGGAGTATCGACGGCACGATGGCCAGATGCGGCACCTTGGTGTGATAGGAATGGGCCTTGTAGAGGGGATCGGTCTTGCCCTCGCTCACATCCACGGCAAAGGGTTTGCGACTGTAACCCACAGCCGAATCGTAGGGCTTGCCGTGGCGCCGAACGAACTCCTCCAGGAACGGATTGGGGCAGGCGGTGTAATAGGGGGGATCGGACAGGGCCAGGATATCCGCGTCGGAACCGAGGGGAAAACCCTCGATTGCGCGAAATTCCGGGTCGGCCAGCTTCTCCCGCAGCTTCTCCAGAAAAAAGGCGCGCCGGGCGGCGTCGTTCTCGAAGGTCAGGCCGAGGCACTCGACAGGTCCGGTCGTTTTCCGGTCGTCCAGGGGTTCATCCGCAAACATATCGCCCATCTTGCCGCGCATTACCTTCTCCGAGTCACCAATTCGTTGATTTTCATCGAGGTTACACAAGGTCTCGCGCCATTCTATACACGCCAATGCACATGTTTATAGGATCTATACACCTGTGCATTGATTACGGCGTGCGTGTATAGACCGCATGGCGCAACTTTCCATCCTGGCTGATTTTCCCAGCCTTCTTCAGACGGTTGAGCAGATGATAGGCCTGAGAAGCAGAGATTCTGCATAACTCCATAACCTCGGCCCGCTTGATGGCCCCATGTTCCTGGATGAACCGCAACACCATTTGCTCCTGCTGGATCGGATCGAAACCAGCTTGCCGAATGTAGTCGGCCTGCTGTCCCACCTTGCGGTAGACCCCGGCGCTGAGGGTGTAGGTGCGGCCACGGGCCGCGCCGTGCGCCACCAACAGACCGGCCTCAATCAGCCGCTCCAACGCGGAGCGGGTCTCCTGCTCCGATTTCTGGGTAGACCCGGCCAGTTCCGCCGTCGTCAGACGCCGCTCCCGGCGCAACCGGGAGAGGATGATCAGACTGTCCAGCGGCAGTGGTCGTGAGGAACGATCCTCCTCACGAATGACCATCTCCAGAAAATCCCGATCCGAATCGGCGCTGCTCATGCGCAGCACCACCGAGGTGGTATCCGAACGCCCATAATCCGGCGAGGGGCGGCCATAACGCAACAACCCTTCGAAGATCCGGTCGATGCCCCTTCCGGTGCGCTCGGCCAGACCGATCCGTTTGGAAATATCGGCCAACAGCGGGTTGCGGGGGCGCGGTTCGGTCACCAGCAGGTTTTCCAGGGTCACCCCCTCGACGAAACCGCCCGGATTGGAGATGGTCAGGCCGTCGTCGTCAATGCGTACATGAACCGCGCCCAATCGACTGTAATCGCGGTGAACCAGGGCGTTGACCACGGCTTCACGAAAAGCCCGGCGTTCGAAGTTGGGCACCGGCACCCGGAACAGGCCGAGTTGCACCTCATGTTCCGTCACCCTGGCGGCGAACAGGCGTTCCATCTCCTCAAAGAGCTGCAGGAGCGGTTTGCGGAAAAACTCGTTGACGCGGACGTCGGTCCCATCCAACACCTGAAATGCGGCCTCATGGGCGGGCACCTGCTGCCGCAACACCTCTTCCCGTCCCATCATCAGGAGACCGGCCAAGGTGGGGCAGCGCACCCCGTCCAGGGTGGTGACCAGCCCGAGGGCGCCGTCCAACTCCTCATCCGCCAGGGGAAGCAGAGCCGCATCCCCGCCGTAGCGGCGAATGGCCTCCCGAATGCGATGGCGCTCCAAAGGATTGAACGCCTCCACGGACAGAAAGGGCAACGGTGCTGCCGAAGGGTCGGCCAGTCCCATGGCGGACTGACGTTGGAGGAATTCGTGGGGATAGAACGGCACCGCCTCAGGCCTGCCATTGACCATCAACCGTCGCCGTTGCAGCAGGCCTTCCGCTGTGGAGACCAGCTGCCGTGACTTCGGCACGCGAATCCTGGCCACCTGCATTCCGGAGTCTTCCAGCACCTCGATCCGAACGGGCAGAGAGGGAATGGTCCGGTTGGCGATCAGTGCGGCCATTCCAGCAGCTTCCCTGTGGTTGGCATGCAAACCAGTAACCTTGCCGTCATCCTCTACGCCAAGGAACAACTCGCCACCCTCCGTGTTGGCCAAAGCCACGACTGCGGCTACCAACTCCCGATCAGGAAGCGGTTTCTGGTCGCTTTTGAATTCAACGGTGAGGTTTTCGCCTTGCCGCCGAATGGCGTCCAAGGGGCGGTCTGTCGCACTCATCAGCAATCCTTCACGGGGAGAGAACCAAGCCGTTTCATGATGCTCCAACCTTGTTCTTGCTGTCGTTCAGGATCTCCCTGACAGATGCAAACACCTTTCCTTCTTCGCTCAGAAGGCGAACCTTGGCGCGTAAGAGATCATCCAAACGACATTGCCCTTCCAGGACCATGGTCAGGTCATAGCCCTCCATCAAGAAAAAGGTGGGCTGTTTTCCCCGAGTGATCGCTTGAAGCGCCAGATCAGAGAACCCATTGAGCGCAATAAACACCCCTCTTGTCCAGGCCGATTTCCCTTCCAATTTTCCACGGAAAACCAACAGAGGCTCTTCTGAAACGGACTGAGACAGCCATTTGGCCTCTACAAGGTAAACATGACCTCCAAGATCGAAAGACCCGTCGATCTGTTCGCCCTGAACGCGGAACGAACCCCTGGGGTTCAGGGCATACAACTCGAAAAGTTCTTCAAGCAATTTTTCGAGATCAAGACCCGCTTGTTGTCGATTTTGCTGTGCGCACAGTTGATAGAATTTTTCCTTAAGGATATTCAATCGTTCCCTGAGGATGGCCTCTGGTGCATGTCTGGTTTGATCGGATTGGTTCCCCGCTTTGACTTCAGAAAATGTGGGTTCTGAAGATGTTTGGTCCAGAGAGTCCAAAAATGCTGCATCCCACAAGTCAGGAAATTTGAACCCGATATTCGATATGGAAGCATTGAGCACCAGAATCTCTGCTTTGCGTACCGGGTCATTTTTTCTCTGACGGTATTGCAACCCTGCCCGAACGATTCCCACAATCAGAGGTTCAAACCGGGACCGGGAAAACTCAAGAGTCTTGTCAAGCAGGGCCGTAATCGCGGGTTTCTTGCTGCCACTCTGCCAATAGAGGCCAACACCTGCTTCTTTCGCCACAGTTTCAAAGGTGACGGAAGAGAACGATCCCGGAAGGAACGAGTAAAGAACATCGGCTATTTCGGCAATCGCCTTGGCCTCTGTCAATGATATCGCCATGGGTTCACTCCAGCACGATCCGCACCTTGCCCCGTTCCTTTCCCCGCACCAGTCCTTCGAGAAACCGCTCGAACCGCTCCTTCAACTCCTCCACCGTGGCGGGGGAGCCGCCTCCCAGCAGCACCTGTTTGAGCTGTTGGTCGTTGACGGTGAGCTTTTCCAGGCCGGAGAGTACCTCTCGCACGGCGTGGATGAACTCGTGATCCAGGGGTTCGGGCAGTTGCCGCCGGGCCAGGAAGCCGTCCACCAGGTTACGGGCCTCGGGTTTGAGCAGGGACAGATTCTCCTGGATGGTGGGGTCGGACAGGTTCTCCAGCAGAGTGCGCGTCCATCCCTCCACCAGAGCGTCCAGCTCCTCGGCGAGTTTGCTCAAACGGCTCTCGGCAGGAGGAGCGGAAGGTTCGGCATTTGGTTTGTAGCCGCAATGGGGACAGACCGGGTGGGCCTCAAGCTCCTTCGGGGTGAGCCGGTGGCAAGCCGTCAAGCCCGCCAGACGGTTCTGAAAGGAGGTCAACTGCGAGGCAGGCATCAACTCGATGGTGGCCAAGCGTTTGAGTCGCTCCAACCGGGGGTCGCTCTTCAGGGCCGTGGCGCGCTTTTCTTCGTTCACCCCGAGGCGGTCGCGGGTGTGCAGCGACCCATAGACCGCGCCGTAGCCGGTTTTGAGTTCCAGCAGCTTGTGGCGGGATTTCTGGGAAAAGTCCGGGGCGGCGCGTTTCTTGGCGTCCCCCAGGCGGACCAGCAGTTCGGAGCGGACCTCCCGCACCTTGCCCCCCCAGGGATGCTCCGACGGCAGCACCGCCTCGGCGGTGGTGAGATAGGCGGTCAAATCACCCAAACTGCTGACCAGCTGATAAAGCGTCTCCACCTCGACCAGGGCGGAAAACCCTTCGTCCTGTCGGCTGCGGATTTGTTGGGCATTCTGGCGCAGGTTCTTGAGCTTGCCAGGGGTGTTGAGCAACTGGAGGGTTTCCAGGAAGGTCTTGGTCTCGTCCATACGGGAACGCAGGTCGGCGACCACCGCCCCGGTCAACAGGGTCTGGCCCCAGAACGGCAGCCCCTCCCGCACCCGGTGGCTGGCCTGCACCAGCCGTTCCACCTGGGCGGTCACCTTGGCTTGCAACTCCTGGATGGGCTCCGGTTTGCCCTGGGCCACCAGTTGCGCCAGTCCGGGGGTGATTCCCAGCATTTCGAACAGTGCCTTGAGGGCCGCCATATCCCATTCCCTGGGGCGTTCCAGGTGCTTGAAGGCGATCAGGTCGTCCACCGGGCAGGCGGCCAGTTCGCTTAAGTTTCCGGCGTCGAATTTCTTCCCGGCCAGGGTGAGGGCCAGCTCTCCGGCCTGAACCAGCGTTCCGAAAACCACGGCAACCCACTCCATCTCCAGCCTGATGGAGCCGAGGCCCAGATACTCGACCCCCCATTCATCCTGAACGAGCTCCGAACGGTTGGTCACCTGCCCTGAAGGCTTGCGGTTCAGAACCTCCAGCACATATCGGGCATAACGGGAGCGGGAAACGTCAAGCCTCCCTCCGTCCAGCACTTCCAGGGCGTCCAGAATGGCGGTAGCCTGCCGGGTTCTGGTTCCGCTGGCCAAGCCGCGCAGGGCCTCCTGAGCCGCCTGTTTCCGGTTTGTCGAGGTAACCAGCACCGAAAAACGGGGATAGTCCGGGGACTGATCGGCAAAATGGGTGGAGAGGCAAATCCCGGCCATGACGTTGACCAGGTCGCGGAAGTTGATCCGCTCCTCGTTCTTGATCCCGGACAGCTCCCGCAAGGAGTGGCCCTTGGCCCACTCTTCCAGGGATTTGCGCCGCCCCTGATAATCGATCTCGAAGGCGGTGGTCATGTGCTCCTGGAGCCAACTCACCAGCCGTTTCAGATAGCCGTTGGCCTTGGCCTCGTAGGTGGCCTTGGCACTGCCCGACGAGACGGAGGCCAGCTCCAGGGAGGCCGCATAGAAGCGCACCGCCTGCCGGAAGGCGTCATCGGCTCCGGTCAGATGGAAGAAGACCTCGTCCGGCTTCTTCTCCTTCTTGTAGCGCGGAGGGTCGAAAGGCTGGATGAAGTAGAGGTAGAAATCCCGGGGCGGCGCGGCGGTGGAACGCTCGTTGGGCGCGCCGAAGAAGAGATAGCCCAACCGCGAGGCCTTGCGCTCCCGCCACTCCAGTTCGTGTTGCCAGATACGAAAGCCGGTGACGTAGGTGGGCAGATCGGTGTGTTCCGTCACCCGGCGCAGGGCCTCGTAGTAATAGCGGTCCAGTTGGGCGGGTTCCAGGGTTTCGGCCCGCTTCTCGATGTAGGCGTCGAAGTCGTCGGTCTTCTTCAGATCCAGGTAGAACTGGCGATTCTGGGGGTTGGAGGAGATGAACTGGCCGCTGACCGTCTTGTGAATCTCCTTCAGCACCGTCTCCACCTGGGTGTGCAGATCATCCGCCGGGTCGCCGCCCATCTCCTCGATGCCGGGCTGGTAGAGACAGAGGGAATCCCGCAATTCCCGGGCGGTGGCCCCCAGGGGAGCGTAAATGTCGTGATGGGTCAGCCGGTGGATCGACAGGGCGTGGATGATGCGCAACGCCATGGGGCGGTAAGCCGGACGGGTGAAGGCCTGCTGGAGGCGCGCCTCCAGCACCTGGCTGCAATCGATGACTGATTTGATCTCCGGCACAGAGCGGAACGAGGCGTTGTCGCACAGGGAGGCCCAGTAGCGATCATAGGCGATCAAACCCGGATGGTCCGTCGGCACCTCCTGCCCCAACAACCCACGCATGGCCAGGGAGAGGGTCTTCAGAACCTCCCGCTTTTCCACCACCGTGATGCGTTCAAAGGTGTCGATGTAATCGGGGTGAACGGGAAAGAGGGTGACAAACTCCTCCATCCGCTCGTTCATGGTGCCGTAACAACGGGCGAAGGGGGTCAGGTAATCCCGGATGCGGGACTGCTGCTCCGCGCTCTTCTTCAAGAGGCGCTGGGCCACCACGAACTTCACATCCCGGCGGGCGATGAGCACCTGCTCGAAGCGGTCCTTCACCCGTCGCACGTTGTCGGCGACGAAGGCGAAGCGGGGGCTGTCGAAGATCGCCTCCTGCACCCCGGCCACGAAACGAAACCGCAGATCCTTGCAGACCTCTCCGACCTCGCGCAGGAAGCTCAAATCCAGGATGAGTTCCTGATCCTTGCGGGTGCGCAGGTAGTCCAGGAGTTCGTCCACCACCATCAGCAACCCATGATCCGGATAATGCTGATGGAAGGCGGCCATCAGCTCCTCGAAGGTTCTTTTGTTGCCTGTCACCGACCCGGACTCGGGAAAGGAGAACTCCACCCCCAGCTTCGCCAGGTGCTCTTCCAGTTCTGCCGCGATGATCTCCCGCAGGGCCATGGTGGTGGCCCCGATCTCGGTGCGCACCACCTTGAACCGCCCGGCAATGCGTCCCGCCGCCGCCGCGACCACGGGGTGAGAAAGCGCGTCGGCAAGTTCCGGGTATTCCGCCAGACTGGAAAGCACCGACATGAGGTGGGATTTGCCGGTGCCGTAATTGCCCACCACCAGCAGCCCCTTGTTG
This genomic interval carries:
- a CDS encoding putative DNA binding domain-containing protein → MSATDRPLDAIRRQGENLTVEFKSDQKPLPDRELVAAVVALANTEGGELFLGVEDDGKVTGLHANHREAAGMAALIANRTIPSLPVRIEVLEDSGMQVARIRVPKSRQLVSTAEGLLQRRRLMVNGRPEAVPFYPHEFLQRQSAMGLADPSAAPLPFLSVEAFNPLERHRIREAIRRYGGDAALLPLADEELDGALGLVTTLDGVRCPTLAGLLMMGREEVLRQQVPAHEAAFQVLDGTDVRVNEFFRKPLLQLFEEMERLFAARVTEHEVQLGLFRVPVPNFERRAFREAVVNALVHRDYSRLGAVHVRIDDDGLTISNPGGFVEGVTLENLLVTEPRPRNPLLADISKRIGLAERTGRGIDRIFEGLLRYGRPSPDYGRSDTTSVVLRMSSADSDRDFLEMVIREEDRSSRPLPLDSLIILSRLRRERRLTTAELAGSTQKSEQETRSALERLIEAGLLVAHGAARGRTYTLSAGVYRKVGQQADYIRQAGFDPIQQEQMVLRFIQEHGAIKRAEVMELCRISASQAYHLLNRLKKAGKISQDGKLRHAVYTRTP
- a CDS encoding restriction endonuclease; its protein translation is MAISLTEAKAIAEIADVLYSFLPGSFSSVTFETVAKEAGVGLYWQSGSKKPAITALLDKTLEFSRSRFEPLIVGIVRAGLQYRQRKNDPVRKAEILVLNASISNIGFKFPDLWDAAFLDSLDQTSSEPTFSEVKAGNQSDQTRHAPEAILRERLNILKEKFYQLCAQQNRQQAGLDLEKLLEELFELYALNPRGSFRVQGEQIDGSFDLGGHVYLVEAKWLSQSVSEEPLLVFRGKLEGKSAWTRGVFIALNGFSDLALQAITRGKQPTFFLMEGYDLTMVLEGQCRLDDLLRAKVRLLSEEGKVFASVREILNDSKNKVGAS
- a CDS encoding ATP-binding protein, whose translation is MNYGDLIQFDPIETVIHLRQADQAVLARQLVQTYVISDEMADRLAKLVIPQLQFDEPADNKGLLVVGNYGTGKSHLMSVLSSLAEYPELADALSHPVVAAAAGRIAGRFKVVRTEIGATTMALREIIAAELEEHLAKLGVEFSFPESGSVTGNKRTFEELMAAFHQHYPDHGLLMVVDELLDYLRTRKDQELILDLSFLREVGEVCKDLRFRFVAGVQEAIFDSPRFAFVADNVRRVKDRFEQVLIARRDVKFVVAQRLLKKSAEQQSRIRDYLTPFARCYGTMNERMEEFVTLFPVHPDYIDTFERITVVEKREVLKTLSLAMRGLLGQEVPTDHPGLIAYDRYWASLCDNASFRSVPEIKSVIDCSQVLEARLQQAFTRPAYRPMALRIIHALSIHRLTHHDIYAPLGATARELRDSLCLYQPGIEEMGGDPADDLHTQVETVLKEIHKTVSGQFISSNPQNRQFYLDLKKTDDFDAYIEKRAETLEPAQLDRYYYEALRRVTEHTDLPTYVTGFRIWQHELEWRERKASRLGYLFFGAPNERSTAAPPRDFYLYFIQPFDPPRYKKEKKPDEVFFHLTGADDAFRQAVRFYAASLELASVSSGSAKATYEAKANGYLKRLVSWLQEHMTTAFEIDYQGRRKSLEEWAKGHSLRELSGIKNEERINFRDLVNVMAGICLSTHFADQSPDYPRFSVLVTSTNRKQAAQEALRGLASGTRTRQATAILDALEVLDGGRLDVSRSRYARYVLEVLNRKPSGQVTNRSELVQDEWGVEYLGLGSIRLEMEWVAVVFGTLVQAGELALTLAGKKFDAGNLSELAACPVDDLIAFKHLERPREWDMAALKALFEMLGITPGLAQLVAQGKPEPIQELQAKVTAQVERLVQASHRVREGLPFWGQTLLTGAVVADLRSRMDETKTFLETLQLLNTPGKLKNLRQNAQQIRSRQDEGFSALVEVETLYQLVSSLGDLTAYLTTAEAVLPSEHPWGGKVREVRSELLVRLGDAKKRAAPDFSQKSRHKLLELKTGYGAVYGSLHTRDRLGVNEEKRATALKSDPRLERLKRLATIELMPASQLTSFQNRLAGLTACHRLTPKELEAHPVCPHCGYKPNAEPSAPPAESRLSKLAEELDALVEGWTRTLLENLSDPTIQENLSLLKPEARNLVDGFLARRQLPEPLDHEFIHAVREVLSGLEKLTVNDQQLKQVLLGGGSPATVEELKERFERFLEGLVRGKERGKVRIVLE